CGGTCTTTTTCGTATCATCGAGCAGAACCACAATCTTCTCCGCCATCTGTGTGTTAAGAAGAGATTGGGCGAAGTCGTAGGTGAAACGCATGTACTTGTCATTGGTCGCGTCCGAGCCCGAATCGTACACACCGGAGACCTGGATATCCATGGCGTTCATCTGACCGGAAAGCGTAGGGGTCATGACAACCCCGTCCTTGCCCGGTGTGAGATTCAGAAGCTTGGACAGATCCTGTGCCATCTCAATGCCGTACGTCTTATTATCGTTCAGCGTTTTGCCCTTGATGGGCCTGAAAGCTGCCCAGGCCCCCTTAATGACTTTATCGTCCTCGGGGATAACGCCCTGCGCCAGAAAGATTGTGGACACGGTTCCGTTGGTGACGATGCCGCTCACACTAATCTCGGGCGTTGCCAGAACGACATCCTTCTCGTCGGTGGTGAGCTTTGTGACTTTCTGTATTTCTTCTCTGGAGAACATATACCGCTCGGGATCGAGCTTACCCTTGTCAAGCCAACCCGCTTTATAGATGGTGAGGTGGCCTAAACCCTCTCCCCGGATGGCCGACGTCTGTAAACCCTGATAGGTGTTGCTCACATAGCCGCGAAACAGGCTGATAGCCGCAAAACCCACGCCTATAGCGAGAAGCGTCACCAGGGAGCGACGCTTATTTCTGAGAATATTCCGAATAGCAAGTATCATCCATCGTATCATGACTCAATACCTCCATCAATGATTTGGCCGTCCTCGAGACGGACGAGCCTTTTTACCCGATCAAGCAACCGTTGATCGTGGGTAGAGAAGATAAAGGTGATCTGGTCTTTTTCATTCAAGTCGCGCATGATGGAAATGATCATGCGTGCGGTTTCGGAGTCCAAATTTGCCGTGGGTTCGTCGGCGATGACCAGCAAAGGATTGTTTACGAGGGCCCTGGCGATGGCCACCCTCTGCTGCTGCCCGCCTGACATCTTGGAGGGGCGATGGCCCACGAATTCACTCAAGCCCACCTCTTCGAGTCTGTGTAATGCTCTTGTTTTCGCCTCACCGAGGCAGACGCCCTGAATTTGAAGAGGAAGCATGACGTTCTCTAAAGCTGAAAGAACGGGAACAAGGTTAAACCCCTGGAACACGTAGCCGATCGTCTCGTTTCGGAGATCGCTCCTCTGATTATCCGAAAGGGTGCGAACGTCCCTTTCGGCAATTGCCAGATCTCCGTGTGTCGGCTCATCGATGGCGCCGATGAGATTTAGCAGCGTGGTCTTGCCGGAACCTGACGGGCCCCATATGCCGACGAACTCTCCCTTGTCGATCGTCAGATCGATCCCCCGAAGGGCATGTACCGTTGTCTCACCGAGGAAATAGTCCTTCTTGATGTGTTTCATTCGAATAAGGGGCATGATTCATCCTCCTTTCTGAGATTGTGAGCTATGCTTGCGTACCGTTCTTTTTGGTCATGATGTGATTGCCCGGCGCGGGCAAGACCTGTGAATAGTCCTGATGCGTAGTGAGATGTGCCGTATGTTTTATGCATCGTGGGCCATCCTTTGTTTCTCTTCATAGAGCCATTGTATCCCAAAGATCTCGCGTACAAAACGATATGGCGACGAACTGATCCATGGGGCGATAAAAGGGAGACAATAAGCGTGAAAGGAATTCCCGGCTTAACTATCTGCCAGGCTTTGGTAGTGGGTCAGTCTGAAAAACCAAACTGACCCACTACCCAGGCTTTTCCCGGTTTATTATTCGGCGCCGAACTGATATAATGCAAATCGCAGAGTCTATCTATACAAGGAGAGAAATGTGACTATCTTGCAGGCTGTGGTATATGGATTGGTTCAAGGTTTGGGGGAATTCCTGCCCATATCGAGCTCGGCGCACCTCATCCTGGTTCCCTGGTTTTTTCGGTGGACGGACCCGGGGCTCACCTTCGATGTGGCCCTCCATGTGGGTACCCTCGTGGCGGTGGTTATCTATTTCTGGAAAGACTGGGTGCGTCTTCTGGCCAAAGGTTTTACTGACATCCGCAGCAGTGAGGGACGTCTGTTCTGGTATATTGTCGCGGCGAGCGTTCCCGGCGCCATCGGGGGATTTCTCCTGGAAAAGAAGGCGGAGACCGTGTTCAGGAGCCCCCTTCTCATTGCCGTGCCTCTCATGCTCATGGGTTTTTTTCTCTATTGGGCGGACCAGAAACCGAATAAGAAGATCGATCTCAAGCACATTACCCTGGGTAAGAGCCTGCTCATCGGCCTGGCCCAGGTCCTCGCCATCATACCGGGCGTCTCCCGCTCGGGGATTACCATGATGACGGGATTACTCGTGGGGACCACCAGAGAGACGGCGGCGAGGTTCTCATTTTTGCTTTCCACCCCCATTATTTTCGGAGCGGCCATGGTTAAGTTGCCAACCATTCTTTCTCACTCGTCAATGATAACCGGTGAATTCATGGTCGGTATGATTGTTTCCTGTCTCTCCGGTTTGTTGAGCATCGGTTTCTTGCTTCGATACGTAAGAACCAAGAGTTTTCTGCCCTTTGCCCTGTATCGATTAATGCTCGGCATACTGGTCATTGCGGTTGCATTGTTAAAGTAGGGGAGGCTCATACGAGATCATACCGGCACGCACGAAGACACCCTGACGCCCTGTTCTGTAGTAGATGAGCGCTATGGCTCACGGGTTACATTTCGGCATATTTCGTTTTGCTATACTCGCTGCTGTGATATTGGCCCAGGTATATCTTTTTTTGTATATCCGGAGAATAATCCTGTGCTCAGACCGACGGCGACCCCTGGTGCATGGGGTGTTAGTTCTACTGGGTCTCATCATGGTCCTTATCTGCGTTGTCAATCTGCGCACGCTCTTTAGACACCACCTTGCCTGGGTGAACCCATCGTGGGAGATACGCACTTTTGTCTTTTATCTCCCCGCGGTCTGGATTTTTGGTTCTCTCTCTTCCGCTCTGGTTCTTGGCTCGGTCCACTTGGTCGGTGGTTTAATCAAAATGATCGTTTACGTGAGCGTGAAAAGCAAAACGGCTCCTGATCCGGGGCGCAGAAGGTTTCTCAAAGCCTCGTCAGTTGCGCTTGCCGCGGCGCCCTTCGTCATGTCCGGATATGGCGCGGCGTACGTGGAAAGGAAGGGCCACGTCATGGAGCTGACCCTGCCTTTCGGATACCCTATGCGGGTGGTTCAGATCACCGATATCCATGCCGGTGTTTACATGGTGAGAGAAGACATACGGCGCTACATGGACACGGTGATAACGCTTAAACCGGATCTGTTTGTGTTGACCGGTGATTTCATCTCGGACTCGATAGCCTTTTTGCCTGAGTGCCTGGAAGAGATTGTGAGGGTGAAAACGAGATATGGTACCTTCGCTACCCTCGGTAATCACGAGAATTGGTATGGGAGATTACGTG
This sequence is a window from Syntrophorhabdaceae bacterium. Protein-coding genes within it:
- a CDS encoding FtsX-like permease family protein; protein product: MIRWMILAIRNILRNKRRSLVTLLAIGVGFAAISLFRGYVSNTYQGLQTSAIRGEGLGHLTIYKAGWLDKGKLDPERYMFSREEIQKVTKLTTDEKDVVLATPEISVSGIVTNGTVSTIFLAQGVIPEDDKVIKGAWAAFRPIKGKTLNDNKTYGIEMAQDLSKLLNLTPGKDGVVMTPTLSGQMNAMDIQVSGVYDSGSDATNDKYMRFTYDFAQSLLNTQMAEKIVVLLDDTKKTEGMRNLLSAKMKKSGIDCEIKTWNELSLFYSKVRGMFDMMFLFIFSIVLVIVVMSTVNTMGMAVLERTREIGTLRALGLKRRGVSLLFAMEGGLLGFIGSLIGVVLHVGGWAAIRALSPTYTPPGSSTPVPLTVSFVPQTLLVLILCLIVLSLTAAIIPARRAARQNVVDALGHV
- a CDS encoding ABC transporter ATP-binding protein, with translation MPLIRMKHIKKDYFLGETTVHALRGIDLTIDKGEFVGIWGPSGSGKTTLLNLIGAIDEPTHGDLAIAERDVRTLSDNQRSDLRNETIGYVFQGFNLVPVLSALENVMLPLQIQGVCLGEAKTRALHRLEEVGLSEFVGHRPSKMSGGQQQRVAIARALVNNPLLVIADEPTANLDSETARMIISIMRDLNEKDQITFIFSTHDQRLLDRVKRLVRLEDGQIIDGGIES
- a CDS encoding undecaprenyl-diphosphate phosphatase, encoding MTILQAVVYGLVQGLGEFLPISSSAHLILVPWFFRWTDPGLTFDVALHVGTLVAVVIYFWKDWVRLLAKGFTDIRSSEGRLFWYIVAASVPGAIGGFLLEKKAETVFRSPLLIAVPLMLMGFFLYWADQKPNKKIDLKHITLGKSLLIGLAQVLAIIPGVSRSGITMMTGLLVGTTRETAARFSFLLSTPIIFGAAMVKLPTILSHSSMITGEFMVGMIVSCLSGLLSIGFLLRYVRTKSFLPFALYRLMLGILVIAVALLK
- a CDS encoding metallophosphoesterase, translating into MLVLLGLIMVLICVVNLRTLFRHHLAWVNPSWEIRTFVFYLPAVWIFGSLSSALVLGSVHLVGGLIKMIVYVSVKSKTAPDPGRRRFLKASSVALAAAPFVMSGYGAAYVERKGHVMELTLPFGYPMRVVQITDIHAGVYMVREDIRRYMDTVITLKPDLFVLTGDFISDSIAFLPECLEEIVRVKTRYGTFATLGNHENWYGRLREIEAVFKKYDVPLLVNAHKVIQVQGRSFAVAGIDDLRSGQPSLARALEGLDHNIPTLLLTHHPEIFPQAAERGIVLTLAGHYHGGQIKVSLPYVSISPAHFITPYPEGLYRMGRASLYVSRGIGTTFTPVRLGVPAEITLLHLT